From a single Bacillus pumilus genomic region:
- the fliG gene encoding flagellar motor switch protein FliG gives MSRKDPNRLTGRQKAAILMISLGLDVSASVYKHLSEDEIEKLTLEISNVRSVDTAKKDEIIEEFHSIAIAQDYISQGGLMYARQVLEKALGEDKADSILNRLTSSLQVKPFDFARKADPEQILNFIQHEHPQTIALILSYLDPVQAGQILSELGEEVQTEVARRIALMDRTSPEIINEVERILEQKLSSTFTQDYTQTGGVEAVVEVLNGVDRATEKTILDTLEIQDPELADEIKKRMFVFEDIVTLDSRAIQRVIRDVENDDLLLALKVASEEVKEIVFRNMSQRMVETFKEEMEFMGPVRLRDVEEAQTRIVSIVRRLEEAGEIVIARGGGDDIIV, from the coding sequence ATGTCGAGAAAAGATCCAAATCGACTAACAGGCAGACAAAAAGCAGCAATCCTAATGATTTCCTTAGGGCTAGACGTGTCAGCATCTGTATACAAACATCTGTCTGAAGACGAAATTGAAAAATTAACATTAGAAATTTCCAATGTACGAAGTGTAGATACTGCTAAAAAAGATGAAATCATCGAAGAGTTTCACAGCATCGCCATCGCGCAGGACTACATATCACAAGGCGGTCTTATGTATGCAAGACAAGTGCTTGAAAAAGCGCTTGGTGAGGACAAAGCGGATAGCATCTTAAACCGATTAACATCCTCACTTCAAGTGAAACCATTTGATTTTGCTCGAAAGGCTGACCCAGAACAAATCTTAAACTTTATCCAGCATGAGCACCCACAAACCATCGCGCTCATCCTTTCCTACTTAGATCCAGTACAAGCTGGGCAAATTTTATCTGAGTTAGGCGAGGAAGTACAAACAGAGGTTGCGAGACGTATTGCCTTAATGGATCGCACATCTCCAGAGATCATCAATGAAGTGGAACGTATTCTTGAACAAAAGCTTTCTTCAACCTTCACACAGGACTACACGCAAACGGGCGGGGTCGAAGCGGTTGTAGAAGTACTAAATGGTGTAGACCGTGCGACTGAGAAGACCATCTTAGACACACTTGAAATTCAAGATCCTGAGCTTGCTGATGAAATCAAGAAACGTATGTTTGTCTTTGAAGATATTGTTACTCTTGACAGCAGAGCGATTCAGCGCGTTATCAGAGATGTAGAAAATGATGACTTATTGCTCGCTCTTAAAGTGGCAAGCGAAGAGGTCAAAGAAATTGTCTTCCGCAACATGTCCCAGCGAATGGTTGAAACATTCAAAGAAGAAATGGAGTTTATGGGACCTGTCCGGCTTAGAGATGTCGAAGAAGCACAAACCCGTATTGTCAGCATCGTAAGACGACTCGAGGAAGCTGGAGAAATCGTCATAGCTCGAGGCGGAGGAGACGATATCATTGTCTAG
- the fliH gene encoding flagellar assembly protein FliH, protein MSRIIKHETSVIPEQGRQTIPLQQVEFKKEHHEEELVNETEASQLVLSNAEDQASRIVEKANSELERTMAEINQRRADFEEERMQLIEEAKQTGYQEGFQKGEADANRQYQSILDQANDIVSLAKQDYEEKIESSAEKIVELAFELAKRVWYSAEDTKDQFFALVKQVISEVKEYDDISIYVDPEHYDHVMDYKDELMRILQKDTHLAIYSDEKAPKGTCYVETSFGKVEASVDTQMNQLKEKLLEVIDSGDHK, encoded by the coding sequence TTGTCTAGGATTATCAAACACGAAACATCTGTTATTCCTGAGCAAGGCCGGCAAACGATTCCTTTGCAGCAAGTGGAGTTCAAAAAAGAACATCACGAAGAAGAGCTTGTCAATGAAACAGAAGCATCGCAGCTCGTATTAAGTAACGCTGAAGATCAAGCAAGCCGTATAGTAGAAAAGGCAAATAGTGAGCTTGAAAGAACAATGGCTGAAATCAATCAGCGCCGCGCTGATTTTGAAGAAGAAAGAATGCAGCTCATTGAAGAAGCGAAACAAACAGGCTATCAAGAAGGCTTTCAAAAGGGCGAAGCGGATGCGAATAGGCAGTATCAATCGATTCTTGATCAAGCAAATGACATTGTGAGTCTTGCAAAGCAGGACTACGAAGAAAAAATTGAAAGCTCCGCTGAGAAAATTGTGGAACTCGCTTTTGAACTCGCCAAACGCGTATGGTATTCGGCTGAGGACACGAAAGATCAATTTTTTGCTCTTGTGAAACAGGTCATTTCAGAAGTGAAAGAATATGACGATATTTCCATCTATGTTGACCCTGAACATTACGATCATGTGATGGATTACAAAGACGAATTAATGAGAATCCTGCAAAAGGATACACACCTTGCCATTTACTCGGATGAAAAAGCGCCAAAAGGAACTTGTTACGTAGAAACAAGTTTTGGAAAAGTGGAAGCGAGTGTTGATACCCAAATGAATCAGTTGAAAGAAAAATTACTAGAAGTCATTGATTCAGGTGATCACAAATGA
- the fliI gene encoding flagellar protein export ATPase FliI — MNMDALKETIETADPYKRFGKVNRVVGLMIESKGPESSIGDVCLIHKKGSKHHPIKAEVVGFRDENILLMPYVEASNISPGSLVEATGESLKVKVGTGLIGEVVDAFGHPLDGSMLPKGLAPVSTDQSPPNPMDRPPIRETMGVGVRVIDSLLTVGTGQRIGIFAGSGVGKSTLMGMIAKQTEADLNVIALVGERGREVREFIEKDLGAEGLKRSIVVVATSDQPALTRLKAAYTATAIAEYFRDRGKNVMFMMDSVTRIAMAQREIGLATGEPPTTKGYTPSVFAILPKLLERTGTNQLGSITAFYTVLVDGDDMNEPIADTVRGILDGHIVLDRALANKGQFPAVNILKSISRVMSNIASHDHKEAANRFRQLLSTYQNAEDLINIGAYKKGSSKDIDEAMQAYPHLISFLKQDVEEAVSIEDSVSLLLRLMNRED, encoded by the coding sequence ATGAACATGGATGCGTTAAAAGAAACGATTGAAACCGCAGATCCTTATAAACGATTCGGTAAAGTCAATCGAGTTGTTGGACTGATGATTGAATCGAAGGGGCCCGAGAGTTCTATCGGAGACGTTTGTCTCATTCATAAAAAAGGGAGTAAGCACCATCCGATAAAAGCAGAGGTCGTAGGGTTTAGAGATGAAAATATTCTGCTCATGCCTTATGTAGAAGCATCCAATATTTCACCAGGAAGTCTTGTTGAAGCGACAGGTGAGTCGCTGAAGGTCAAAGTAGGGACTGGGTTGATTGGTGAAGTCGTTGATGCCTTTGGTCATCCTTTAGACGGCAGCATGCTTCCGAAGGGACTTGCACCTGTTTCAACAGATCAGTCTCCTCCGAATCCAATGGACAGACCGCCTATTCGAGAAACGATGGGTGTTGGTGTCAGAGTGATCGACAGTCTCCTCACAGTTGGCACTGGTCAAAGGATCGGAATTTTTGCTGGAAGTGGTGTTGGAAAAAGCACCTTAATGGGGATGATTGCAAAGCAGACAGAAGCAGATTTGAATGTCATTGCCCTTGTTGGAGAGCGTGGCCGTGAAGTTCGTGAGTTTATCGAAAAGGATTTAGGTGCTGAAGGATTGAAGCGATCGATTGTTGTCGTCGCAACTTCGGATCAACCAGCACTGACAAGGCTGAAGGCCGCTTACACAGCAACTGCTATTGCGGAATATTTTAGAGACAGAGGCAAAAATGTGATGTTTATGATGGACTCTGTCACAAGGATCGCCATGGCACAAAGGGAAATAGGTCTTGCAACTGGTGAGCCACCAACAACAAAAGGTTATACGCCTTCGGTGTTCGCTATACTGCCAAAATTGCTTGAACGAACTGGAACGAATCAGCTTGGTTCCATCACAGCGTTTTACACAGTGCTTGTTGATGGTGACGATATGAATGAGCCGATTGCTGATACAGTCAGGGGGATCCTGGATGGCCACATTGTACTTGATCGCGCTTTAGCCAACAAAGGACAATTTCCCGCTGTTAATATTCTGAAAAGTATCAGCCGTGTGATGAGCAATATCGCAAGTCATGATCATAAGGAAGCGGCCAACCGGTTCCGCCAGCTTTTATCCACCTATCAAAACGCTGAAGACCTCATTAACATTGGAGCATATAAAAAAGGCTCTTCGAAAGACATTGATGAGGCTATGCAGGCTTATCCGCATCTCATTTCATTTTTGAAGCAGGATGTTGAAGAGGCTGTATCGATTGAAGACAGTGTGAGCTTATTGCTCCGTTTGATGAATAGAGAGGATTGA
- the fliJ gene encoding flagellar export protein FliJ, whose translation MRYQYKFQKLLELKENEKDKSLAAYQQSVSAFEQVAEKLYENMSKKELMEKSKEEKLRSGMSVQEMRHYQQFVTNLDNTIQHYQQLVIMKRHQMNEKQSDLTEKNIEFKKFEKMKEKQYEKFSLEHKAIEMKEMDDISISQFMFQGH comes from the coding sequence GTGAGATATCAATACAAATTTCAAAAACTCTTAGAACTGAAAGAAAATGAAAAAGACAAGTCACTCGCAGCGTACCAACAATCCGTTTCGGCATTTGAGCAAGTTGCTGAAAAACTCTATGAAAATATGAGTAAAAAAGAGCTAATGGAAAAAAGCAAGGAAGAAAAGCTGAGAAGCGGAATGAGTGTTCAAGAAATGCGTCATTACCAGCAATTTGTGACCAATTTGGATAACACCATTCAGCATTATCAGCAGCTTGTGATCATGAAACGCCATCAAATGAATGAAAAACAATCTGATTTAACAGAAAAAAACATTGAGTTTAAAAAGTTTGAAAAAATGAAAGAAAAGCAGTATGAAAAGTTTTCCCTTGAACATAAGGCAATTGAAATGAAAGAAATGGATGATATCTCTATCAGCCAATTCATGTTTCAAGGACATTAG
- a CDS encoding MotE family protein: MPKKEKTKESSGGKFQWILFIVIIPLIVLVLVAGTILYMAGFDLKKPLQNIPGVSSLVGSDDTSKTSSSHNNQSEAELKELKKTIKEQKNELEIAQKDLKTSDEEIKRLNQKISSLEKTSENNANDTSADDSSSNGSSTNTSDNNAAGTSSDASASSNQKKKGKVASIYESMDAGKSAKILSELSDKEALKILEELSKNKLTDILAKLTPQKAATFTKELAKKEESENGGGQ; encoded by the coding sequence ATGCCTAAGAAGGAAAAAACGAAAGAATCAAGCGGCGGTAAATTTCAATGGATCTTGTTTATTGTCATCATCCCATTGATTGTGCTTGTGTTAGTGGCTGGCACAATCCTTTATATGGCAGGTTTTGATCTAAAAAAACCGCTCCAAAACATTCCGGGCGTAAGCAGTTTGGTTGGATCAGATGACACCTCAAAAACGTCATCTTCACATAATAATCAAAGTGAAGCAGAGCTGAAAGAATTGAAGAAGACCATTAAAGAGCAAAAAAATGAGCTTGAAATTGCACAAAAAGATTTAAAAACAAGTGATGAAGAGATTAAAAGACTGAATCAAAAAATCAGTTCACTTGAAAAAACGTCTGAAAATAATGCGAATGATACGTCAGCGGATGACAGTTCATCAAATGGCAGCTCAACCAATACGTCAGACAATAATGCAGCAGGGACTTCCTCAGATGCGTCAGCATCTTCTAATCAGAAGAAAAAAGGGAAAGTTGCCAGCATCTATGAAAGCATGGACGCAGGGAAATCCGCCAAAATTTTATCAGAATTAAGTGATAAAGAGGCATTGAAGATCCTTGAAGAGCTGAGCAAAAATAAACTAACAGACATATTAGCAAAACTAACACCTCAGAAGGCGGCTACATTTACGAAAGAGCTTGCCAAAAAAGAAGAAAGTGAAAATGGGGGTGGACAATAA
- a CDS encoding flagellar hook-length control protein FliK, whose translation MKLLDIGALQQSSQGLLGVKGSDAASARGLFKQLLSGAGAQSGLVNAEKASASLSINDAMQIIEKWMQSPEEGIDGELLGALQTLQGQTLDSSDLKSLEELFQKMESSIYGDQTDQPASEHSEQLIQVHFFLYQLLNQQPLSIDTKLVKDIETKGQDFIHFLSKNGVDEKLIQQVKEQFFSQGSAPKLNSMSQSELKHFNQLIDHMMANAKGSDKELKIALGELKELVSPRQESTLATPAKGAASLEWLIKKEVVKGQSTAAPASEKTITHTLLPGHKQLFQLQSAAPVQQTQTTDEKPGTVDQQILNTWKQMKFTPFGNSSGRFTVRLNPENLGFITIQLTKQNGMYASKITASTQAAKELLEHHLPQLKQALPNMSVQVDRFHIPLQSNEQSLFGQFNEQNKQQQSKGHDFQQPDEQEAEFQDVLDALVGSDEEEEEI comes from the coding sequence GTGAAGCTATTGGATATTGGAGCCTTACAGCAATCTTCTCAAGGTCTTTTGGGAGTAAAAGGGAGCGATGCGGCATCTGCACGTGGGTTGTTTAAACAATTGCTTAGCGGTGCAGGCGCACAAAGCGGTCTTGTTAATGCTGAGAAAGCGAGTGCCTCTCTTTCCATCAATGATGCGATGCAAATCATTGAAAAATGGATGCAATCACCGGAAGAAGGGATCGACGGAGAGCTCCTTGGAGCGCTTCAAACACTTCAAGGTCAAACGCTTGATTCATCTGATCTCAAGTCACTTGAAGAGTTATTCCAAAAAATGGAATCGTCGATTTACGGTGATCAAACTGATCAGCCAGCTTCTGAACATAGTGAGCAGCTCATACAAGTCCACTTTTTCTTATATCAACTGCTCAATCAACAGCCGCTCAGCATTGATACAAAGCTAGTAAAGGATATTGAAACGAAAGGTCAAGACTTCATTCACTTTCTTTCGAAAAATGGAGTAGATGAGAAACTGATTCAGCAAGTCAAAGAGCAGTTCTTCTCGCAGGGATCAGCGCCAAAGCTGAATTCAATGTCTCAAAGTGAACTGAAACACTTTAATCAGTTAATCGACCATATGATGGCAAATGCAAAAGGGTCAGACAAAGAGTTGAAAATTGCCTTAGGAGAATTGAAAGAATTGGTCTCTCCAAGACAAGAATCTACTCTTGCTACTCCTGCTAAAGGGGCTGCCTCTCTTGAATGGCTCATCAAAAAAGAAGTGGTCAAAGGGCAAAGCACTGCTGCACCTGCTTCTGAAAAAACGATCACTCATACGCTTTTGCCAGGTCATAAGCAGCTTTTTCAACTGCAATCAGCAGCTCCTGTTCAGCAGACACAAACAACTGATGAAAAGCCGGGAACGGTTGATCAGCAAATTCTAAATACGTGGAAGCAAATGAAATTCACGCCATTTGGTAACTCAAGCGGACGCTTTACAGTTCGATTAAATCCAGAAAATCTCGGATTTATCACGATTCAGCTGACGAAGCAAAATGGTATGTATGCGAGTAAGATTACTGCTTCGACACAAGCGGCAAAAGAGCTGTTAGAGCATCACCTGCCGCAGCTCAAGCAGGCGCTTCCGAATATGTCGGTTCAAGTGGACCGTTTCCATATACCACTTCAATCAAATGAACAGTCGTTATTTGGACAGTTTAATGAACAAAACAAGCAACAGCAGTCAAAAGGACACGATTTTCAGCAGCCTGATGAACAGGAAGCAGAATTCCAAGATGTACTGGATGCTCTTGTTGGATCAGATGAAGAAGAGGAGGAAATCTAA
- the flgD gene encoding flagellar hook assembly protein FlgD, with product MATVDATNRTVAQTDTSSNAAKKTDTLGKDQFLKILLTQLQNQDPTNPLDDREFVTQLATFSSLEQQTNMNDSITKLNQLMSTFVAHQDPFTTYVGWIGKEVSGKLDDKEISGTVKSVKNIDNEYFLYLEDGTKISPWDVTAVGEKTK from the coding sequence ATGGCAACAGTTGATGCTACGAATAGAACAGTCGCACAAACAGACACTTCTTCAAACGCAGCAAAGAAAACAGATACGCTTGGCAAAGATCAATTCTTGAAAATATTGCTCACACAGCTTCAAAACCAAGATCCTACAAATCCACTAGATGACCGTGAGTTTGTCACACAGCTTGCGACATTTTCATCTTTAGAACAGCAAACCAATATGAACGATTCTATCACCAAGCTGAATCAGCTCATGTCTACATTTGTTGCACACCAAGATCCGTTTACGACGTATGTAGGGTGGATTGGTAAAGAAGTATCGGGCAAATTGGATGATAAAGAGATATCTGGCACTGTGAAGTCTGTGAAAAACATTGACAATGAATACTTCCTATATTTAGAAGATGGGACGAAAATCAGCCCTTGGGATGTTACAGCAGTTGGAGAAAAAACGAAGTAA
- the flgG gene encoding flagellar basal body rod protein FlgG, translating to MLRSLYSGISGMKNFQTKLDVVANNVANVNTHGYKKSRITFKDMVSQTISSSGGPTNNSGSINSKQVGLGSSLSSIDKIMSAGASQNTDEPYDFYINGDGFFRIQSQGEILYTRTGNFKPDSEGSLVTSDGNYLLGMDGQKITIPDGISSVSVGPDGTISVVENNVSRTVGQVSLVSFRNAGGLDKVGDNLYRQTLSSGAPSNPIVPGEEGTGVIQTGRLEMSNVDLTDEFTEMIIAQRGFQSNAKTITTSDEILQELVNLKR from the coding sequence ATGTTACGCTCACTTTACTCAGGAATTAGCGGAATGAAAAACTTCCAGACAAAATTAGATGTTGTAGCCAATAACGTAGCCAACGTCAATACACACGGATACAAAAAAAGCCGTATCACTTTTAAAGATATGGTCAGCCAAACCATTTCAAGTTCTGGTGGGCCGACGAACAACTCTGGTTCAATCAACTCGAAACAAGTTGGTTTAGGATCATCTTTATCTTCTATTGATAAAATCATGTCAGCGGGAGCTTCTCAAAATACAGATGAACCGTATGACTTCTATATCAATGGTGATGGATTCTTCCGTATTCAAAGTCAAGGAGAAATTCTTTATACAAGAACTGGGAATTTCAAACCTGATTCAGAGGGAAGCTTAGTCACTTCTGATGGAAATTACCTGCTTGGAATGGATGGACAAAAGATAACGATTCCAGATGGCATTTCAAGTGTGAGTGTTGGTCCAGATGGGACGATTTCGGTTGTTGAAAACAATGTATCAAGAACCGTTGGTCAAGTATCACTCGTTTCGTTCCGTAACGCAGGAGGGTTAGACAAAGTTGGTGACAACCTTTACCGCCAAACGTTAAGTTCAGGTGCACCAAGTAACCCTATCGTACCTGGTGAAGAAGGAACGGGCGTGATCCAAACAGGTAGACTTGAAATGTCGAACGTTGATTTAACAGACGAGTTTACCGAAATGATTATCGCACAGCGCGGATTCCAATCGAATGCAAAGACGATCACAACATCTGATGAAATCCTTCAAGAGCTTGTGAATCTGAAACGATAG
- a CDS encoding flagellar FlbD family protein, with protein MIEVTRLNGKGFMLNALHIEQIESFPDTTITLANGKKFVVKEDEEQLQEKIISFYRKIQVISLNQGIEEFE; from the coding sequence ATGATTGAAGTGACAAGATTGAATGGCAAAGGATTTATGCTGAACGCTCTCCATATTGAGCAAATCGAAAGCTTTCCAGACACGACCATTACATTAGCCAATGGAAAGAAATTCGTTGTGAAAGAAGATGAAGAGCAGCTTCAAGAGAAGATCATTTCTTTCTACAGAAAAATCCAAGTCATTTCATTGAACCAAGGAATAGAGGAGTTTGAATGA
- the fliL gene encoding flagellar basal body-associated protein FliL yields MKKKLVVVMLIMIIAIGGIGAGIIYLLNGSDEAKAEKEPTADEVVKASVEIPEIVTNLKSEGNAVKLVLNIETDSEKAKEELEKRSFQVKDAVIDILSDTNADELDGKKGREHFKTQVKNKVNNYLQDGKVKEVYITSFNLQ; encoded by the coding sequence ATGAAGAAGAAATTAGTCGTAGTAATGCTAATCATGATTATTGCCATCGGTGGAATAGGAGCAGGCATCATCTACCTGCTGAATGGATCAGACGAAGCAAAAGCTGAAAAAGAGCCAACAGCAGATGAAGTCGTAAAAGCTTCTGTTGAAATTCCTGAGATTGTTACTAATTTAAAGTCTGAAGGAAATGCGGTTAAACTTGTATTGAATATTGAAACGGACTCTGAAAAAGCAAAAGAAGAGCTTGAGAAAAGAAGTTTTCAAGTGAAAGATGCCGTAATCGATATTTTATCTGACACAAATGCAGATGAACTTGATGGCAAAAAAGGCAGAGAACATTTTAAAACACAAGTCAAAAACAAAGTGAATAACTATTTGCAAGATGGCAAGGTGAAAGAAGTATATATAACCTCCTTTAATCTGCAATAG
- the fliM gene encoding flagellar motor switch protein FliM, with translation MSGEVLSQNEIDALLSAISTGEMDAEELKKEETTKKVKVYDFKRALRFSKDQIRSLTRIHDNFARLLTTHFSAQLRSYIQITVSSVDQVPYEEFIRSIPNMTLLNLFYVSPLEGRIMLEVNPTIGYAMMDRLMGGIGISHNKTESLTEIETKIISNMFEGALENYREAWQSITDIEPEMADFEVNPQFVQMVSPNETVVVISLNTQIGEVSGVINLCIPHVVLEPIIPKLSVHYWMQSERNEPKQQETKAIEKRIMTAKIPVVAELGESEMTVEEFLNLEIGDCIALDKPVNAPLTVMVGNKPKFLGQAGRVNRKQAIQILDHDIRGEEDGE, from the coding sequence ATGTCAGGAGAAGTGCTTTCCCAGAATGAGATCGATGCATTATTATCCGCCATATCTACAGGTGAAATGGATGCAGAAGAGCTGAAAAAAGAAGAAACGACGAAAAAAGTAAAGGTGTATGACTTTAAACGTGCACTGCGTTTTTCAAAAGACCAGATTCGAAGTTTAACAAGGATTCATGATAACTTCGCTAGACTGCTCACCACGCACTTTTCAGCTCAGCTACGATCATATATTCAAATTACTGTCAGCTCGGTTGACCAAGTACCATACGAAGAATTTATTCGTTCGATTCCTAATATGACATTATTAAACTTATTTTATGTCAGCCCACTTGAAGGAAGAATCATGCTTGAAGTGAACCCAACAATCGGCTATGCCATGATGGACAGGCTGATGGGCGGGATTGGCATTAGTCATAATAAGACAGAATCACTTACAGAAATCGAAACAAAGATTATCTCAAACATGTTTGAGGGAGCTTTGGAAAATTACAGAGAAGCGTGGCAGTCCATAACCGACATCGAGCCAGAAATGGCAGATTTCGAGGTAAATCCCCAGTTTGTTCAAATGGTGTCACCAAACGAAACAGTTGTCGTCATTTCTCTTAATACACAAATTGGTGAGGTAAGCGGGGTTATTAACCTATGTATTCCTCATGTTGTATTAGAGCCTATTATTCCGAAGCTGTCTGTACACTACTGGATGCAGTCTGAACGAAATGAACCAAAGCAACAAGAAACAAAGGCCATTGAAAAACGGATTATGACGGCAAAAATACCGGTAGTCGCAGAGCTAGGGGAATCGGAAATGACGGTGGAAGAGTTTTTGAATTTGGAAATTGGTGATTGTATTGCCCTGGACAAACCAGTAAATGCGCCTCTTACTGTTATGGTCGGAAATAAACCGAAATTCTTGGGACAGGCCGGCCGCGTGAATCGGAAACAGGCGATTCAAATTCTAGATCACGACATAAGAGGTGAAGAAGATGGAGAATAA
- the fliY gene encoding flagellar motor switch phosphatase FliY has translation MENNGSKLSQDEIDALLKGGSNDDIEPDTVLSAMEQDAIGEIGNISFGSSATALSTLLNQKVEITTPTVTVIQKSKLNEEFPHPYVAIEVNYTEGFSASNLLVVQQTDAAVIADLMMGGDGTNADPSLSEIHLSAVQEAMNQMMGSAATSMSTVFNKKIDISPPRVELLDVKEGEGTDRIPAEEMLVKVSFRLKIGELIDSNIMQLYPITFAKDLIAELTVSAQEEEPVQEPQTSTPEPQQAAPQTQSAPAQQAAPPKRQAKPKPAEPVNVAPVTFEAFSEPQHTTSQLGNLDMLMDIPLSITVELGRTQRSVKEVLELSAGSIIELDKLAGEPVDILVNKRIVAKGEVVVIDENFGVRVTDILSQSERLSNLK, from the coding sequence ATGGAGAATAACGGAAGTAAATTATCACAAGATGAAATTGATGCGCTCCTAAAAGGAGGCAGCAATGACGATATAGAGCCTGATACAGTCCTTTCTGCAATGGAACAAGATGCCATTGGGGAAATTGGAAATATTTCATTTGGTAGCTCTGCAACAGCACTTTCAACCCTATTAAATCAAAAAGTGGAGATTACCACTCCAACTGTCACAGTGATTCAAAAGAGTAAGCTGAATGAGGAATTTCCTCATCCGTACGTCGCGATTGAAGTGAACTATACGGAAGGATTCAGTGCAAGTAACCTGCTTGTCGTCCAGCAAACAGATGCAGCAGTCATTGCGGACTTAATGATGGGCGGAGACGGGACAAATGCTGACCCTTCTTTAAGCGAGATTCACTTAAGTGCAGTACAAGAAGCAATGAACCAAATGATGGGTTCTGCTGCAACATCCATGTCGACGGTCTTTAATAAAAAGATTGATATTTCTCCGCCTCGCGTCGAATTACTTGATGTGAAAGAAGGAGAAGGAACAGACCGAATTCCAGCTGAAGAAATGCTTGTCAAGGTGTCCTTCAGATTAAAAATAGGTGAACTCATTGATTCAAATATTATGCAGCTTTATCCTATTACATTTGCGAAGGATTTAATCGCAGAATTAACAGTCTCTGCGCAAGAGGAAGAGCCGGTTCAAGAACCTCAAACGAGTACACCTGAACCTCAGCAGGCAGCGCCGCAGACGCAATCTGCACCAGCGCAGCAAGCAGCTCCTCCGAAAAGACAGGCGAAGCCAAAACCGGCAGAACCTGTAAATGTAGCACCTGTTACATTTGAAGCGTTCAGTGAGCCTCAGCACACGACAAGTCAGCTTGGAAATCTAGATATGCTGATGGATATTCCACTTTCTATTACGGTTGAACTTGGAAGAACTCAGCGTAGTGTGAAAGAAGTTCTTGAACTTTCAGCTGGAAGTATCATTGAACTGGACAAACTTGCTGGAGAGCCAGTAGACATTCTAGTTAACAAACGCATCGTCGCCAAAGGGGAAGTCGTTGTCATTGATGAGAACTTTGGTGTTCGTGTAACTGACATTTTAAGTCAGTCAGAAAGACTATCTAATTTAAAATAA
- a CDS encoding response regulator, with the protein MATKVLIVDDAAFMRMMIKDILVKNGFDVVGEAENGAQAVEKFKETSPDLVTMDITMPEMDGITALKEIKQIDASAKIIMCSAMGQQSMVIDAIQAGAKDFIVKPFQADRVLEAINKTLG; encoded by the coding sequence ATGGCTACTAAGGTATTAATCGTAGATGATGCAGCATTCATGAGAATGATGATAAAGGATATTCTTGTAAAAAATGGATTTGATGTAGTAGGAGAAGCAGAAAACGGCGCTCAAGCTGTTGAAAAATTTAAAGAAACTTCTCCAGATCTTGTGACAATGGATATCACAATGCCAGAAATGGACGGGATCACAGCTTTAAAAGAAATTAAACAAATCGATGCTTCTGCAAAGATCATCATGTGTTCTGCAATGGGACAACAGTCCATGGTTATTGATGCGATCCAAGCAGGTGCAAAAGACTTTATCGTAAAGCCGTTCCAGGCAGACCGTGTACTTGAAGCAATTAATAAAACGTTAGGCTAA